Proteins encoded within one genomic window of Siniperca chuatsi isolate FFG_IHB_CAS linkage group LG4, ASM2008510v1, whole genome shotgun sequence:
- the LOC122875288 gene encoding T-cell surface antigen CD2-like: MMAHFAATLGVIILLVFVNLSAANKDTCEIYAALGESLTLPFVFEGLANSHVLKWTHNNTMIFYKERGRVSVGKPADITATGSLLLKNLQLSSAGTYQAKVLHPNGTLAGTWTGHLCMMDKVAKPQLTYSCDFKSSAVNLNCKVAKPQGLVFSWTLDEKTLTSETRQTLSISLAQLKGEMSFTCTVANKVSKEKSDTVSPTCKNPSPSPSPPTLLCFSSKAVIAVLAVGEGLILLLLIIIIILCCCHRRSKTQLRLRDKEDLRMLSLSKPEPDSITHQYETMHPTEDSPTLSPDPSTRACYEHVSQPEAQTEKKPPQLSTAAEGLQPSPVPKPRTKSPQTPNI; encoded by the coding sequence ATGATGGCGCATTTTGCTGCCACACTTGGTGTTATCATTCTGTTGGTATTCGTCAACCTCTCAGCAGCAAACAAGGACACCTGTGAAATCTATGCTGCTCTTGGGGAGAGTCTGACTCTGCCTTTTGTCTTTGAGGGACTGGCAAACTCACATGTGCTGAAATGGACTCATAACAATACAATGATTTTCTATAAAGAGCGAGGCAGAGTGTCTGTTGGAAAGCCAGCGGACATCACTGCTACCGGATCTCTTTTGCTGAAGAACCTACAACTCTCAAGTGCAGGGACTTACCAAGCAAAGGTGCTGCATCCCAATGGTACACTGGCTGGAACCTGGACTGGTCATCTCTGTATGATGGACAAGGTAGCAAAACCTCAACTCACTTATAGCTGTGACTTCAAGTCTAGTGCTGTAAATCTAAATTGCAAAGTAGCTAAACCTCAGGGTTTGGTGTTCTCGTGGACACTCGATGAAAAGACCTTAACAAGCGAAACAAGACAAACACTGAGCATATCACTGGCACAGCTCAAAGGGGAGATGAGCTTCACGTGCACTGTAGCAAACAAAGTCAGCAAGGAGAAGAGTGACACTGTTAGTCCAACCTGTAAAAatccatcaccatcaccatcaccaccaactttgctttgtttttcatcCAAAGCTGTTATCGCAGTGCTAGCAGTAGGAGAAGGTCTGATTCTGCTTTTgctcatcattatcatcatattATGTTGCTGCCACAGACGCAGCAAAACCCAATTGAGACTCAGGGATAAAGAGGATCTCAGGATGCTTTCTCTAAGCAAACCAGAGCCTGACTCCATCACCCATCAGTATGAGACTATGCACCCGACTGAGGACTCTCCAACCCTGAGCCCGGATCCTTCGACTAGAGCCTGTTATGAGCATGTTTCTCAGCCTGAAGCTCAGACTGAGAAGAAGCCTCCACAGCTATCCACAGCTGCTGAGGGACTACAACCTTCACCGGTGCCGAAGCCGAGGACGAAGAGCCCCCAGACACCAAACATCTGA